One genomic region from Labeo rohita strain BAU-BD-2019 chromosome 7, IGBB_LRoh.1.0, whole genome shotgun sequence encodes:
- the aadat gene encoding kynurenine/alpha-aminoadipate aminotransferase, mitochondrial isoform X2: MNYARFLTAVSAARKPSPIRILTELQQRSPPSLISLAGGAPNPNTFPFQSASIKVKGGDAVVLDETLMKRALQYSGSSGIPELISWMKDFQKNLHNPPTAGYSPERGQMEMCVTTGSQEGLCKIFEMLVSSGDNVLLDAPTYSGTLAALQPLGCNIINVPSDQHGMIPADLRKVLARWDPADAQKAGSTVPRVLYTIPNGGNPTGASMTYERKQEVYELARKYDMLIIEDDPYYFLQFQKPWAPTFLSLDVDGRVLRTDSFSKILSSGLRIGFVTGPKPLVDRVVLHVQASTMHTSTFTQLIVSQLLHNWGQEGFFKHIDGVIEFYRSQRNAMLSSADKWLKDVAEWHPPMAGMFLWIKLKGIKDTQQLIMEKALEKEVLLVPGGVFNINSSDPCPYVRAAFSLSTPQQIDEAFRRLADLIKDAM, encoded by the exons ATGAATTACGCTCGCTTTCTGACAGCTGTGAGCGCGGCTAGAAAACCTTCACCTATTCGCATACTGA CGGAGCTTCAGCAGCGATCTCCTCCGTCTCTGATCTCTCTGGCCGGTGGAGCTCCCAATCCCAACACCTTCCCGTTCCAGTCGGCCAGCATTAAAGTGAAGGGAGGAGATGCGGTGGTGCTGGACGAGACGCTGATGAAGAGAGCGCTGCAGTACTCCGGCTCATCCGG TATTCCTGAGCTGATCTCCTGGATGAAGGATTTTCAGAAAAACCTCCACAATCCTCCCACCGCCGGCTACAGTCCAGAGAGAGGACAGATGGAGATGTGTGTCACCACCGGCAGTCAGGAGGGGCTCTGCAAA ATATTTGAGATGCTGGTCAGTTCTGGAGACAACGTCCTTCTCGACGCTCCCACGTACTCAGGAACGCTGGCAGCC CTGCAGCCGCTGGGCTGTAACATCATTAATGTGCCGAGCGACCAGCACGGCATGATCCCTGCAGACCTGAGGAAGGTTCTGGCGCGGTGGGATCCGGCAGATGCACAGAAAGCAGGAAGCACCGTCCCGAGAGTCCTGTACACCATCCCGAACGGAGGCAATCCCACCGGAGCGTCCATGACCTATGAGAGGAAACAAGAAGTCTATGAG CTCGCCAGGAAGTATGATATGCTTATCATTGAAGACGACCCGTATTATTTCCTGCAATTTCAAAAA CCGTGGGCGCCAACATTTCTGTCCCTAGACGTAGACGGACGCGTCCTCCGAACGGATTCCTTCTCTAAGATCCTGTCATCAGG GTTACGGATAGGTTTCGTCACTGGCCCGAAGCCGCTGGTGGATCGAGTGGTGCTGCACGTCCAGGCCTCTACGATGCACACCAGCACCTTCACACAG CTCATTGTCTCTCAGCTGCTCCATAACTGGGGTCAAGAAGGTTTTTTCAAGCACATTGACGG GGTGATTGAGTTTTACAGATCTCAGAGAAACGCCATGCTCTCCTCAGCAGACAAATGGCTAAAAG ATGTAGCTGAATGGCATCCTCCCATGGCCGGCATGTTCCTGTGGATTAAACTCAAGGGCATCAAAGACACACAGCAGCTGATAATGGAGAAGGCGCTAGAGAAAGAG gTTCTTCTGGTTCCTGGAGGAGTGTTTAACATCAACAGCTCAGATCCGTGTCCGTATGTTAGAGCtgctttttctctctcaacacCTCAGCAGATTGATGAG GCTTTTAGGAGACTGGCTGATCTTATCAAGGACGCCATGTGA
- the aadat gene encoding kynurenine/alpha-aminoadipate aminotransferase, mitochondrial isoform X1, translating to MLSRLTNEIVTRRMNYARFLTAVSAARKPSPIRILTELQQRSPPSLISLAGGAPNPNTFPFQSASIKVKGGDAVVLDETLMKRALQYSGSSGIPELISWMKDFQKNLHNPPTAGYSPERGQMEMCVTTGSQEGLCKIFEMLVSSGDNVLLDAPTYSGTLAALQPLGCNIINVPSDQHGMIPADLRKVLARWDPADAQKAGSTVPRVLYTIPNGGNPTGASMTYERKQEVYELARKYDMLIIEDDPYYFLQFQKPWAPTFLSLDVDGRVLRTDSFSKILSSGLRIGFVTGPKPLVDRVVLHVQASTMHTSTFTQLIVSQLLHNWGQEGFFKHIDGVIEFYRSQRNAMLSSADKWLKDVAEWHPPMAGMFLWIKLKGIKDTQQLIMEKALEKEVLLVPGGVFNINSSDPCPYVRAAFSLSTPQQIDEAFRRLADLIKDAM from the exons atgttaagtCGTTTAACAAACGAGATCGTAACCag AAGGATGAATTACGCTCGCTTTCTGACAGCTGTGAGCGCGGCTAGAAAACCTTCACCTATTCGCATACTGA CGGAGCTTCAGCAGCGATCTCCTCCGTCTCTGATCTCTCTGGCCGGTGGAGCTCCCAATCCCAACACCTTCCCGTTCCAGTCGGCCAGCATTAAAGTGAAGGGAGGAGATGCGGTGGTGCTGGACGAGACGCTGATGAAGAGAGCGCTGCAGTACTCCGGCTCATCCGG TATTCCTGAGCTGATCTCCTGGATGAAGGATTTTCAGAAAAACCTCCACAATCCTCCCACCGCCGGCTACAGTCCAGAGAGAGGACAGATGGAGATGTGTGTCACCACCGGCAGTCAGGAGGGGCTCTGCAAA ATATTTGAGATGCTGGTCAGTTCTGGAGACAACGTCCTTCTCGACGCTCCCACGTACTCAGGAACGCTGGCAGCC CTGCAGCCGCTGGGCTGTAACATCATTAATGTGCCGAGCGACCAGCACGGCATGATCCCTGCAGACCTGAGGAAGGTTCTGGCGCGGTGGGATCCGGCAGATGCACAGAAAGCAGGAAGCACCGTCCCGAGAGTCCTGTACACCATCCCGAACGGAGGCAATCCCACCGGAGCGTCCATGACCTATGAGAGGAAACAAGAAGTCTATGAG CTCGCCAGGAAGTATGATATGCTTATCATTGAAGACGACCCGTATTATTTCCTGCAATTTCAAAAA CCGTGGGCGCCAACATTTCTGTCCCTAGACGTAGACGGACGCGTCCTCCGAACGGATTCCTTCTCTAAGATCCTGTCATCAGG GTTACGGATAGGTTTCGTCACTGGCCCGAAGCCGCTGGTGGATCGAGTGGTGCTGCACGTCCAGGCCTCTACGATGCACACCAGCACCTTCACACAG CTCATTGTCTCTCAGCTGCTCCATAACTGGGGTCAAGAAGGTTTTTTCAAGCACATTGACGG GGTGATTGAGTTTTACAGATCTCAGAGAAACGCCATGCTCTCCTCAGCAGACAAATGGCTAAAAG ATGTAGCTGAATGGCATCCTCCCATGGCCGGCATGTTCCTGTGGATTAAACTCAAGGGCATCAAAGACACACAGCAGCTGATAATGGAGAAGGCGCTAGAGAAAGAG gTTCTTCTGGTTCCTGGAGGAGTGTTTAACATCAACAGCTCAGATCCGTGTCCGTATGTTAGAGCtgctttttctctctcaacacCTCAGCAGATTGATGAG GCTTTTAGGAGACTGGCTGATCTTATCAAGGACGCCATGTGA